Part of the Arachis hypogaea cultivar Tifrunner chromosome 6, arahy.Tifrunner.gnm2.J5K5, whole genome shotgun sequence genome, ATGGATGTAATTGGCTAATACATGTGACTATGCGACAGAAGAAAGGCTACTGAAAAGTTAGAAAGTACAATGGGCCGCACACATGTCTTACAACAGAGATATCCATCGATCGCAGACAGTTCAATTATCATGTATTTTGTGCGTCAATTCTATCATTGGTCATGGCGGATGCATCAATCTACGTGAAAGTGTTGCAGAATGCGGTCTCATCAAAATTTGGTTTCAAGCCCAGTTACAGGAAGCTGTGGATGGCTAAGTAGAAGACGATTGCACATATATATGTGGGAATTGAGAGGAGTCTTACAACCTGATTCCGAGGTGGATCATTGGAGTTCAGATATATATGTTTGGCACTATAGCAGCATTGCGTACTTTACCTGTTAGGGCTAGTAATACAGTCGATGGAACAAGGATGTTTTTTCATCGATTGTTTTGGAAGTTTCCTCCGTGTGTTGAGGCCTTCAAGTATTGCAAGCCACTGATATCTATCGATGGTACTCATTTATATGGCAAGTATGGAGGTACTTTACTAATGGCGATTGCACAAGATGGAAACTCAAACATTCTCCCAGTTGTATTTGGTTAGTCGAGTGCGAGAAGACGGATTCGTGGAAGTTTTTCCCGGGTCACCTTCGTCAGCACGTGACTCCTTAGCTTGGCATTATAATTATCTCTGACTGCCACAACGTAATCAAGGCTGCCTTGGTTGTCGAAGATAGTGGGTGGCTCCCGCTGACCGCACATTGTGCATTATGTGCAAGACACATAGCTGCTAATTTTGTGCTAAACTTCAAGTCTAAGGATGCACAAAAGATTCTTGTGAATGCAACATATGCGAAGGCTGAATAGAAGCATCAATATTACATGGATATCCTGAAGCAGGAAGACTCAGCAATGCTTGATTGGTGCAACAGGATCATATTAGAGTTGTGGACCCAATATCAGGATGACGGCCGCTGATACGGTCATATGACAACAAATATTTCTAAGTGTATTAATGCCATCCTAAAGGGTACACGCAACCTATCAGTGGGTTCACTTGTTAAGTCAACATATGAGCGTTTGGCTGAGCTCTTTGTTAAGAAAGGAAAGGAAGCAGAGTTGCAGCTCGGGGCTAGGCAAGAATTATGTCAGACACTTGTGAAGGCGATTGAGAAGAATCCACAGGCCTCCAGAAATATGCGGGTTGATCTATATGACAGAGAAAACTCAGAGTTTGTTGTGGATGAGATTACACCGACATGGGGAAGAAATATACGGTATCGCTATCGTCGCACACATGCGACTGTGGATATTTTCAAGCCCTCCATTATCTATGTCGTCATGTGCTTGCAGCATGTTCATATTGCAAACTAGATTGGAGGACTTACGTTAATGACGTGTATCACCTCAGCACCGTGTTCAATATTTATAAGATGAGTTTTTCTCCACCAATTCATGATGACTTTCTGCCCTTGTATGAGGGTCTTCAGGTTATCTCTGATCCTGGCATGATGCAAGCTACAGTTGGTCATCCTCGGACTACAAGAATAAGAAATAGTATGGATGAGACTGATCATGATCTCCCAAAGAGGTGTGGTATGTGTAGGCTTTCGGGTCGTACTAGGAGACAATATCCCTATCACCCAGGTGCTTTTGGTGCTCATGAAGGGAGCAACGCATTGCCGTTTTGTGACTTTCCTTTTAGCTTATGTTATTTGCAGGTTAGCTTTTGCCGTTAGGATTTTATGTTCGCTTTATGTCACCTTTATGTTATGTTTCTAGTGATGCACTACTTGTGTTTTTTAGTCACAATGTCTTGGACGATGTGGTGTATGTTATCTATTGTTACTGAATTCACGTAAATCATGTTTATCTTATAGTTGTTTTCCTTGTTGCACTAAATTTTACATCCAACATGACATTAACTCAGATAATACAATAACTAGGAGAAACTATAATATGATGCAAAGACTTCAAAATATAAGAGTTACAAACCCAATGTACCATAATAGGTAAAAGATACAATAACATAgtgataacataataataaaataacactAACATATCCAAACCCAATAACTATCACATATGTGACCCAGTGCCACACTTTGTTGGCTTAATGATGCGCTTCTTCCTCTGGGTGACTGGAACATTGGATTTGGTGGCAGAACCACAGGTGCTGAAACCTGCTCCAACTAATCAGTAGATGGTATCTATGTATGTCCATCAAAGGTAGATGTTGGAGTGCCACCCATCACAAATGGACCTCCCACAACACCTCCCTCAAACTGTGGCTTATAATCACCACCTAGGCTGGCAAATTGTGCAATCTCAGGCACAAAAACACTGCCAGCACCAAACATTTGCTCCATCTGGTTCGAGCTACCGAAGTTCGAAAATAGTGTGTAAGCCTCAACCACTCCACCttcacccccacccccaccagCAACACAAGAACCTTTAACCACCACTACCCTGCCCTCCAAAGCCCCCAACTCCTCTACCTCTAGAACCTCCAGAACCACTAGCTCCTCCATCCATTCCCCAACCAAAGCCACCCGCACCACCTTCATCGTGTCCTTAACTTCCTCGATGACTCTGACttccctcatcatcatcatcatcgatgTCATGTTCCTCATCCAATCCAAATACATTATTGAACCTGCCTGCCATAGGCTGGTTGTATCAGGTGCCAACACACTCACGAGTATCCATACGTCGATTGTCTGGGACATTTGGTCCCTATTGTCTAGCTGGAATAGCAATATGAATCCTAGCCTGGCGATGGTCAACTAGGTCCTGATCGTGTGAAAGGAATCTACATACTACCCTATACCACCACTCAAGATACTTAGCCGAAGGTCAAAGATTTGGCACTAACTCAAATGCGAGCACGCTTTAATGTCTTTGGTCCCAATACTATGCCATGTGGCGAATACTTCAAAGAACCATTGGGTTGGTCCTC contains:
- the LOC112757842 gene encoding uncharacterized protein, coding for MADASIYVKVLQNAIYMFGTIAALRTLPVRASNTVDGTRMFFHRLFWKFPPCVEAFKYCKPLISIDGTHLYGKYGGTLLMAIAQDGNSNILPVAALVVEDSGWLPLTAHCALCARHIAANFVLNFKSKDAQKILVNATYAKAE